In Bacillus cereus ATCC 14579, a single window of DNA contains:
- a CDS encoding YtnP family quorum-quenching lactonase, with the protein MEQLQIGDIKVTWLKGGNTHLDGGAMFGVVPKVLWSRKYKHNDTNHIYLRTDPLLLQTKDGNMLIDSGIGNGKLNEKMKRNQGVTEESSVYESLEKLGLKPEDIDYVLMTHLHFDHASGLTKWEDDHLVPSFPNAKVYVSETEWNEMRNPNIRSRNTYWKENWEPIVDQVVTFQQEIEITDEIKMARTGGHSDGHAVIALESQGETMLHLADLLPTHAHQNVLWVMAYDDYPMTSIENKQKWMKYGAEKEAWFTFYHDAYYRAVKWNEEGHIVEKIERKTSIEA; encoded by the coding sequence ATGGAACAGTTACAAATTGGAGATATAAAAGTAACGTGGTTAAAAGGCGGGAATACACATTTAGATGGAGGAGCAATGTTTGGAGTCGTGCCGAAAGTACTTTGGTCACGTAAATATAAACATAATGATACAAATCATATTTATTTACGAACAGATCCGTTACTTTTGCAAACAAAAGATGGAAATATGCTCATTGATTCCGGGATAGGAAACGGTAAGTTGAATGAGAAGATGAAACGAAATCAAGGTGTAACAGAAGAATCATCGGTTTATGAATCATTAGAAAAATTAGGATTAAAGCCTGAAGATATCGACTACGTCTTGATGACACATCTTCATTTTGATCATGCATCTGGTCTAACAAAATGGGAAGATGATCACCTTGTACCGTCATTTCCAAATGCGAAAGTTTACGTAAGTGAAACAGAATGGAATGAAATGAGGAATCCAAACATTAGATCACGTAATACATATTGGAAGGAAAATTGGGAGCCAATTGTAGATCAAGTTGTTACGTTCCAGCAAGAAATAGAAATTACAGATGAAATCAAGATGGCGCGTACGGGTGGTCATAGTGATGGACATGCAGTTATCGCTTTGGAGAGTCAAGGGGAAACGATGCTACACTTAGCGGATCTCTTACCGACGCATGCGCATCAAAATGTATTATGGGTAATGGCATACGATGATTATCCGATGACCTCGATTGAAAATAAGCAAAAGTGGATGAAGTATGGTGCTGAAAAAGAGGCATGGTTTACGTTTTACCATGATGCATATTATCGCGC